The following proteins are encoded in a genomic region of Dokdonia donghaensis DSW-1:
- the pnuC gene encoding nicotinamide riboside transporter PnuC, whose product MSQIFDFLFGQYASYDTLDIVLELLASVFTIASVIYSKKNNVLVFPTGMICTAIFVYLLLKWGLLGDMMINAYYFIMSVYGWYIWTRTVDGTAVTPITTTSRKEHIISVGIFIATAVFTYVVYITFDKISHWTSYIDMITTGIFFVGMWLMAKRKIENWIYWIIGDIITVPLYFYKGLTFSSILYFALTIIAVFGYLEWKKNLDKSLAAV is encoded by the coding sequence ATGTCGCAGATTTTTGATTTCCTCTTTGGGCAATATGCGAGTTATGATACACTAGATATCGTATTAGAGCTACTTGCCTCTGTATTTACAATAGCATCGGTTATTTATTCAAAAAAGAATAATGTTCTGGTCTTTCCTACGGGAATGATTTGTACAGCCATTTTTGTGTATTTATTACTTAAATGGGGTTTGCTAGGTGATATGATGATTAATGCATATTACTTTATTATGAGTGTTTACGGCTGGTATATCTGGACCAGAACGGTAGATGGCACAGCAGTCACTCCTATTACTACGACCTCAAGAAAAGAGCACATTATCTCTGTGGGTATTTTTATAGCCACGGCGGTATTTACATATGTCGTATACATCACTTTTGATAAAATTTCACACTGGACATCATATATAGATATGATTACCACAGGCATTTTCTTTGTTGGAATGTGGCTTATGGCAAAACGGAAGATAGAAAACTGGATTTACTGGATTATAGGTGATATTATTACTGTGCCCTTATATTTTTACAAAGGTTTAACCTTTAGTAGTATCTTGTATTTTGCATTAACGATTATTGCCGTTTTCGGTTATTTAGAATGGAAGAAAAACTTAGACAAGTCCCTAGCAGCTGTATAA
- a CDS encoding AAA family ATPase codes for MEEKLRQVPSSCIRVCLFGPESSGKSTLSRKLSEHYNAPLVEEFAREYLQELWEKEKKICRPKDLLPIAVGQIDLENKAAASTDRLIICDTDLLTTKVYSEAYYDGWCPELLEKIALENQYDLYLLTYIDTPWEEDDLRDRPHRRLEMFKAFESALIKYDRPYIIMKGGVQERVTEATQVINTLLV; via the coding sequence ATGGAAGAAAAACTTAGACAAGTCCCTAGCAGCTGTATAAGAGTATGTCTTTTTGGGCCAGAGAGTAGTGGGAAAAGTACGCTTTCGCGAAAGCTATCAGAGCATTACAACGCTCCCCTGGTAGAAGAATTTGCACGAGAGTATTTACAAGAACTTTGGGAGAAGGAGAAGAAAATCTGTAGACCCAAAGATTTACTTCCCATAGCTGTTGGACAGATAGATTTAGAAAATAAAGCAGCCGCAAGCACAGATAGGCTTATCATTTGTGATACAGATTTACTTACTACAAAGGTCTATAGCGAAGCATATTATGATGGGTGGTGCCCAGAATTATTAGAAAAAATAGCATTAGAAAATCAATATGATTTGTATCTTTTAACATACATAGATACACCTTGGGAAGAAGACGATTTACGAGATAGACCACACCGCCGGTTAGAAATGTTTAAAGCCTTTGAAAGCGCTTTGATAAAGTATGACAGGCCCTACATTATAATGAAAGGAGGAGTACAAGAGCGAGTGACTGAGGCAACTCAGGTAATTAACACACTATTAGTTTGA
- a CDS encoding DUF4301 family protein: protein MKITEEDKKQLDKRGIALEQVQSQFESLTKGIPFADLRDAATDGNGILILSSDQEKALVEKFDQSSSNLELLKFTPASGAATRMFKFLFQFYDDYNPVEGSINAYINKKGVPELRLFFVGLDSFPFYKKVRKRIKKKYSDGESLDIDVNRLRFIKILLNEDELNFGNKPKGLFPFHRYKKNIATAFEEHLFEGASYAAKDGVARLHFTISEAHLERFQKQFEKRKDYVQEKTATTFDISYSFQSPATDTVALASNGELLRDKEGQLVFRPGGHGALINNLNEQDADIIFIKNIDNVVVSKYRKKIAQCKKMLAGKLLEIQEQSFAYLHKLDDAEAINEQVILEIATFLQNELFIKVASDFERYSPTYQVEYLRELLDRPLRVCGMVKNEGEPGGGPFWVRHENGKECLQIVESVQINPGDNAQQQIVTNATHFNPVDIVCGVKNYKGEKYDLLKFVDYKAGFIASKSYEGQKIKALEHPGLWNGGMAHWNTIFIEVPLLTFNPVKTVNDLLKPAHQVR, encoded by the coding sequence TTGAAAATAACAGAAGAGGATAAAAAGCAGCTGGACAAAAGAGGCATTGCACTAGAGCAAGTACAGAGTCAGTTTGAGAGTCTAACCAAAGGAATTCCTTTTGCAGATTTAAGAGATGCCGCCACAGATGGAAATGGAATACTCATCTTATCTTCAGATCAAGAAAAAGCACTTGTAGAAAAATTTGATCAATCTAGTAGTAACCTCGAGTTATTAAAGTTTACACCAGCCTCTGGTGCGGCAACTAGAATGTTTAAATTTCTCTTTCAGTTTTATGATGATTACAATCCCGTAGAGGGTTCAATAAATGCTTACATTAATAAGAAAGGAGTTCCAGAACTACGCTTGTTTTTTGTGGGATTAGATAGCTTCCCTTTTTATAAAAAGGTGCGTAAGCGCATTAAGAAGAAGTATAGTGATGGAGAATCACTAGATATAGATGTAAATAGACTGCGGTTCATAAAAATATTGCTCAATGAAGATGAGCTTAATTTTGGAAACAAACCTAAAGGCTTATTCCCATTCCACAGGTATAAAAAAAATATTGCTACTGCCTTTGAAGAGCATTTATTTGAAGGCGCATCTTATGCGGCAAAAGATGGAGTAGCACGATTGCACTTTACAATTTCTGAGGCACATTTAGAGCGTTTTCAAAAACAGTTTGAAAAACGTAAAGACTACGTACAAGAAAAAACTGCAACTACTTTTGACATTTCATACTCATTTCAATCTCCAGCTACAGATACTGTTGCACTGGCAAGTAATGGAGAATTGCTTAGGGATAAAGAGGGACAACTAGTCTTTAGACCCGGTGGTCACGGGGCGCTTATAAACAACCTTAATGAGCAAGATGCAGATATTATCTTTATAAAGAATATAGACAATGTAGTTGTAAGCAAGTATCGTAAGAAGATTGCTCAATGTAAAAAGATGCTCGCAGGTAAGTTGCTTGAGATACAAGAACAGTCTTTTGCCTACTTGCATAAACTAGATGATGCCGAAGCTATAAATGAGCAAGTTATTTTAGAGATTGCTACATTTCTACAAAATGAGCTTTTTATAAAGGTTGCATCAGATTTTGAGCGATACTCGCCTACCTATCAAGTGGAGTACTTGAGAGAACTTCTAGATAGACCACTACGCGTTTGTGGTATGGTAAAAAATGAAGGAGAGCCAGGTGGAGGTCCGTTTTGGGTTCGTCACGAAAATGGGAAGGAATGTCTCCAGATTGTAGAGAGTGTACAAATCAACCCTGGTGATAACGCACAGCAGCAAATTGTTACAAATGCTACTCACTTCAACCCAGTAGATATTGTTTGCGGAGTAAAAAATTACAAAGGAGAGAAATATGACCTTCTCAAATTTGTAGACTATAAAGCCGGATTCATAGCTTCAAAAAGTTACGAGGGACAGAAAATAAAAGCACTTGAGCACCCCGGTCTTTGGAACGGAGGAATGGCACACTGGAATACCATCTTTATTGAAGTACCGCTCTTAACGTTCAATCCTGTAAAAACGGTAAATGATCTCCTTAAACCAGCTCATCAGGTTAGGTAA